One genomic window of Novosphingobium aureum includes the following:
- the rplQ gene encoding 50S ribosomal protein L17 → MRHKYSGRKLQRKSGHRAALLRNLAAALIKHEQIKTTTPKAKELRPYIEKLITLAKRGGLSNRRLAAAKIMDPAQEKKLFEILAERYADREGGYTRIIKAGIRASDAAPVAIIELVDRDVDAKGQDSGPVMSEEEELAEA, encoded by the coding sequence ATGCGTCACAAGTATTCGGGCCGCAAGCTGCAGCGCAAGTCCGGCCACCGCGCCGCCCTGCTGCGCAACCTGGCAGCTGCGCTCATCAAGCACGAGCAGATCAAGACCACTACGCCCAAGGCGAAGGAACTGCGTCCCTACATCGAGAAGCTGATCACGCTCGCCAAGCGCGGTGGTCTCTCGAACCGTCGTCTGGCCGCTGCCAAGATCATGGACCCGGCGCAGGAAAAGAAGCTGTTCGAAATCCTCGCCGAGCGTTACGCCGACCGCGAGGGTGGCTACACCCGCATCATCAAGGCCGGCATCCGCGCCTCGGACGCCGCTCCGGTTGCGATCATCGAGCTGGTCGACCGTGACGTCGACGCCAAGGGCCAGGACTCCGGTCCGGTCATGAGCGAAGAGGAAGAACTCGCCGAGGCCTGA